The genomic region ttCAATTTATAGGTTATATACTAGTAGCACATATGTCCCCTGCAATGGTGATGAAAAGTGAAGAGAGTTATGAAGATAATGATGAGAGAGAAGTTCATCATCATCAATATCAAAAGGGAGTGAAGCAGCTTGTTGAGAATGGAAGAATCCACACACTGCCTCAAAGGTACATATTTCCAGCTTCTGACAGACCAATCATCACTACAACTGAAGAACAAGATGATGATTCAAGTTTTGTtggaaataaaaaaattgatttgccAATCATTGATTTCTCCGAATTGATTGGTTCAAATAGGCTTCAAGCCCTTCGATCATTAGCTCATGCTTGTCAACATTACGGATTTTTTCAGGTCAGTATGATTCGAAAATTGAGTTTAAATTTGATACATAGATGATACTGTTATTTTTAATTATGGGCAAAAAAACAGTCAgaatttgccttatttagcattcattaattgtcgccataattaataaatgctaaataaggcaagttatggctgtttttggctaattttctttggttaccaaacattttcgtttaattatttatgattgatatacaatattttttaacaaaattattattaGGGTTAATGGTTACATTTTTAGTTTCCAACACATTAATATCATATATTATGATTTTTATGGTAAGTGAAAAATTTACGATAATAAGCTATTTTAAATATATCGATGTTAATCTTAAGTTTCAAACCCTAAAAATCAACGTAAAAAGACATATTATAATAGCATATTTAAACTTTTTTTCGACCATTAAAAAgtacatatttttttattagacgAAATACAAgaaatatacataaatatataatgactAGACCGAAATTCATTAAATAAAGTTGAATTTGGTTGCATGTTGGAACAAAATTGGTACAGTTGGTGAATCATGGGATCTCAGAGGAAGTTATAAGGAGGATGAAGGATGTGATGGGAAGATTCTTCAACCAAGCATATGAGGAAAGAGCAAAGCATATGACAAGTGACATGAAAGCTGCTGTTAGGTATGGAACAAGCTTCAGCCAAAACAAAGACTCTGTCTTTTGTTGGAGAGATTTCTTGAAGCTTCTTTGCCATCCTTTGTCTGATTACCTTCCTCATTGGCCTCAATCCCCTATGGACCTTAGGTACTTCATTCTTCTTCATTATTCCCTATATTATTATAtgctttttatttaattattattacacAAATTACTTAAAAATAAACTTAATTAGTAGCtactttaattaatttcttaacaAGTCTTACTTAATTATTAACCACATGGTAAAAACTCagatgcagtcgacttcacgtgaagttgatagttgagagccgttaaatggtttgattgatttgactaatttttcatctaacgactctcaactatcaacttcacgtgaagtcgactgcacctgagttacAATCTAACCACATTACAAAACAATAAACAATTTAATTAGAGAGTTATTTTTTTCACGTAATATCGGCtaacttttgaaaattattttttatttaaaatttaaactataaatattaaattttttaaaaaagtaaattaaaaaataattttatgatttGACTAATTAAAATATATCTAAAGCGTATTCTAACTAATTTTTTCTCACCATCTTATTAACATTGCTAGTTATTCTAAGTAGTgtgaatatataaaaaaagacTTAGTTAAGCTACTGTTATTCTTTTGTTTTGATTAATCAATTCCAGCACTCTCCCactttctctctttctcctttTCCCTACGTGCACAATAATATTTTAAAGCAAAATAGGTCCTAATATTAGTAATATAAAATCCATGTATAATTAGAGGGTGTCCACCATTGGTTAGTTTCTACTTTCTAATTTGATTGGACGCACATTTCTCAATACATGGTCGACAATATAAATGGCTCCATCATTTCATTTCTTGCTCTAGTGTATAACCTCTATATTTAATTATTCATATAGCAGCATCTACACTACTATGGCATAATAAGGACAAGTTTAACTAGTACTTTACCCTATTGTTTTAGGTtgttatttaataatttattagctAGGGTTTTGTTCACAGGTATATGGCGTGTtttgtaaatttttatttttttttgttgactaattttgatttaaaaattgatttattttctaTATGTATCAGTGATTTTTaatcgttgatcttaattatatatattatatatattttttataattaaaatcaacggttaaaaataacTGAAACACCGATACAACGGTAcacttgaaaaattttcaataaaatatgTGTGTGtatatttttaatgttgtttttaaATGAAATGAAGGGAAGTGGCGGCTACCTACGCAGAAGAAACCAATAACTTGTTTCTAAGGTTAATGGAAGCAATTTTGGAGAGCTTAgggatcaaagaagaagaagaagaagatgataataataataatattatgaaGAAGTTGGAAGAAGGTGGGAGTCAAATGATGGTGGCAAATTTGTACCCTCCATGTCCTGAGCCAGATTTGACACTTGGAATGCCACCTCACTCAGATTATGGGCTTCTAACATTGCTACTTCAAGATGAAGAGGTTGAGGGTTTGCAAATTCAATTTCAAGGAAAGTGGCTCACTGTTAAACCCATTTCCAATGCCTTTGTTGTCAATGTTGGTGACCACTTAGAGGTAACTAACTATTTCATAATCACCCTTAATTATTAGCTTATATTTTACATCAACAATAATAGTAACAATTTAAAATAAGGATATAATAATATAAGACTCGTTACTTCATTCAATAAATAAAGtttttaataaatagaaaattctaaaagataaagaaaaaataatatatatattatttcactaaattttcaattaagtctttatactttttttttcttttcgattGAGTCCCTATactatatcagattttgtaattgAGTCCTTACTATGACAAAAATGatgaaattaacagaatatttcgTTAAACAAACCGAATATGACTAACATTTTATTGAATATTCTATAtagtttaacagaatattctattaatttcAACGTTTTTGTCACGGTAAAGACTTACttacaaaatctgatatagtataaggacctaattaaaaattcggtaAAATTATAGGAATTAAAagaataattaaatcttttttaatgcattatattaataataatgtaAAAAGTTTATTTATCATTTCTTTAAATGACAACCATTTCGATTAAGGTATATATAGAAAAAAGAGATTTTACTTAAAATAtgtaatgataataatatttaaatcataaaattatttaacttagtaatttttaaaaaatcaattgattcatttaaaattgtaatatttaaaaattttaagagttaaattgatattttaatttggtTGCTGAtcctatttatttattaattatcagaTATTTAGCAATGGGAGATACAAGAGCGTGTTGCATAGGGTATTGGTGAATGAAATAAAGAGTAGAACTTCAGTGGCATCATTGCATAGCCTTCCATTCAATTGCACTGTGAAACCGTCGCTAAAACTCATTGATGACGCTAATCCAAAGCGTTACAAAGACACTGATTTTCATACATTTCTTGCTTATGTTTCCTCACGAGAGCCCAAGGGAAAGGATTTCCTTCACTCTAGGAAATTGACTTCCTTCACTACTCATTAATTATCAActatagaagaaaaaaaaaagatgcatcattattaattaattattgaaatGAAGCGCCATATATAGATGTGCCCTACATGCACGTACAATAATTGGTGATGGTTATTAGATTTTTGGAGGaagataaatttttattattttttatcatataatatAACATATTAATCAATCATCAATGATTCAACATGGTAGGACCACTTGTCACAGAGACTTTTAGCTTACTTTTTCTGCAATATTTTTATCTTGTTAGAAATATTGTTGGAAATTCAGCAATTTTGTTACAATTTCATTGTGAGGTCGGTCGGATCAGaatgatatataaaatatatatagttaATTAATTCATGAGTACATTATTATAACTACTTAGCTTCTTCAGTAAGTTTTTATTGTTTGTCAACAATAATTATacggtgaaaattcaggtgcagtcgacttcacgtgaagttgagaCTTGAGAGCCATTAGATGatttaactgatttgactaaatttttatctaacggctctgaggtatcaacttcatgtgaaatcgacttcacctgaattttcacctaaTTTATATATGTCTATTAATGTGAGTTATTTTGCTTATAATGTTTGTTGTTTTGATCTAGAATATGTCTCTTTACCTAATTATAACATCTAagaataatatttaatttgagaaaaataataagagaaaaaTGTTAATAACtgatttatcataaaaatgtctgataataatagataaaatgtaaaatcaaaaatatttttttattgaattttgtaaACTGTCGCTAAATCCGACGTAAATTGGTTTTTAAATTAGTGCCAGAGTTATCGTCTGAATTTGCAATCGATaatctaataataaaaatatttaaaaaatttggtaaaataatTACTGTTGGATTATTTCTGTTATTAACTTAAATGTGGCGTTttgattaatattttaaaatcacTGATACTGTAAGAGGATATATGACTGTAGAAAAAAGACTATACAAATGATTATATAGATCCATAATACACTTTAATTGttctattgtttaatgtcttttttaTTTTGTACACTCTAATTTGTATTGTTGNNNNNNNNNNNNNNNNNNNNNNNNNNNNNNNNNNNNNNNNNNNNNNNNNNNNNNNNNNNNNNNNNNNNNNNNNNNNNNNNNNNNNNNNNNNNNNNNNNNNNNNNNNNNNNNNNNNNNNNNNNNNNNNNNAAAAATAAATTTTGAACCCAGAATTatgaatatatatatttaaatagatataatttttttaaaatgttttttaATTATCGTCTAATTATCCGATGATAATAAAGTAAATTTATTTTCGACAATATAATTTGTCAAAATAAAAACTTTTTGCATCAGGAAAATCCAACATTAATATTGAAAATTTTTTCCGTCAAATCCTATAAATTCGACGTTAATATATTTCCATCAAGATTTTTTTTGTCAAATACGATCCGACAATAACGATATTTTTCGTTAAATTTACATAAAATATCAACGTTAAATCTGACACTAATTTGTGTTTCCCATAGTATAAATTTGTTTGTTTATTGATTGAAATTATCTGATTATAGTTGTTGACTCCCTGACatgattgttttttatttttatcatcatcattattgagCTTAATAACTTCGTTCcatatattatatatcattgtaaaaaaaacaaaaaaaatccatATATACAAGTATCAAATTAAATACTGTTTAGGTTGTTGAGTTatataaatacacattcattatatatattaaactcgattttatttatttattttatcatcaGGCTCGTGATGCTTGATGCCTACCTGGGAACCCTATATATACAGGCcctattttttatatatacactCGTGAAAGAACATTATTGTGATCCAACTAATTAACTAATAACTATATATTAAATGTAAAGCATATAATTCAATACATGCATGGTTTGTACTATTATTGGAGCCGCAAGCCATAATAATTTGTAtagtaattaataataaataaagcataaaaataaatatcCATTTGCTACTTTTGATCTTCCTTACAAGTATGTATGTAGTACGTACAAAGAATATACGGTTGAATTAAAcaactaatttaatttattagtatATTGCTGCTCTATAAAAATTAAacacatttattgttttttgatTTATCAAGTGatcaaataaattaaacaacCCTATGCATAGATATGGTAATAATTTTCCATCTTATAGTAACTTAATTACTGTGTCTTTTAGTACACCAATAGGACTGCatatggatcggataatatccgtaTATCCGCAGTAATTATCCACATCTGATATGAATTTTGTGGATATTATCCGATCTGCAGAGCcatcggatcggattgcggatttagcaatgatatccgcggatccgatctgtaaatccgcatatccgcacgtctcatataaatagcatagtttaagcaagtaaaccctaatgtgatatgaattttagtgtgttgttttatgaattttatgatatcttgtttttaattttttatgttgtacttcaacttagaataattaaacttaaatcttgtgttattattttttttgttattcaagagaacttttatttataatattttgggAGTAAATATGCTCAAACAggtgaaaaatgaattttatggatatttttttgtaaaaatagccaaatagaatcttaaaatagtttttttttttaaattatgtgatatacccgatatccgatccgatccgcaaatatgCGTATCAGACCTGAAAAAATGCAGATATCGTATCCGATCCGATGAGTACAGTGCGAATCGAATAGAATTTTAggctatatccgatccgatccgatccgtgtgCAACCCTATACATCAATTAAGAATAAGATAATCaattattattttgaaaatttccCGGATTGATGATTTGACCTTCCCCTAGAAAAATGACATTCAAAAAATGTGAACGTAAATTAATAAGATATGTACAAACTTATGATCAATTAATATATAGTTGCCTATTCTTTAAAActtttttaggaaaaaaaaaaaactaattaagaTAATTCACAAACTTATTCAAGTAATATCTgtcaattcttttttttatttttgaaataaaaatgggACCAAAAGAGGAAAGCGTTAAATATATATCTATATGCGTGTAAAATTAAAATGCATGCAGACCCTAAATATCATCATTATACATGTTTAATTAGCTTGTttgatatcttatcttttgtaaGTTTTTCAACCCTTACGTGTATTGATAAGTAATAAgtgatttatataattttatattctgACTAATAGTTTACagtctttttctatttttcttgtcaAAAGTTAtgactttcttttaattttctaattcCACAAAGTTTGGCATTCTAGATTGTATGCATGGCTTCACAAAGTAGTCAAATAATTCGTCCGattttctttcttgattttaatgGGGCCATGCATTTTGTTGATTCTTGTGTCGCAAAGTCATTAGATTTCATAcaacaacaaaataaataaataaaggtttaattattttgttggtcctatagttttacaaaatttttaattaggtctttatatattttttttattgagttcttgcaccaaattttttttttaattgggttcctacactattttctcttttatttaagtccttataccaattctttttttagttggatttctataaaattaagtcaattactactaagagggacttaattaaaaaaaaatagtgcaggaactcaattaaaaagaaaaaaagtatagggaccaaattgaaaattttacgaaactatagagactaacagagtaattaaaccataaataaataaataaataaaaccaaTGAATAGTAATAATTACGATGATAATGAAAGAAAGCACAGAAAATGTTATATATGAGTGAAGAATAATTTTTTTGATTGCCTacgatatttttcaatttaacatACCAGAAATTATTCTGTTATAGATTTAAATTTCATTTAAACCCATCGATACTTACTTAAACAGACGAGTAAATTGACCGATGAAAGAATAATAACTTAAAAGTCAATGTCTACAGACGATTATTGATGAATCAACAGCCTAATGTCAAATTAAGATCTTGATCAACTTATTAATACAACgtgcttaattttttttttttaaacaacgtTACTATAAATCCAATATTTTAATTAAGTTTGCGCTAGGCTCAGGTCTTGGTTTACTTGGTAAATTCATATTTAGTAGCCAAAAAAGTGTTGTGTGCGCATACCTTGACTTTATTATATATGGATTGACTTTGACTCAAGAAGCCACCCACATATTTAGGTCTTTGGTATCACTTGACTAAAATGTAGTTTCTACGCCAAATATACACAAAACATGCCATGTGTTCATattaagtat from Arachis ipaensis cultivar K30076 chromosome B02, Araip1.1, whole genome shotgun sequence harbors:
- the LOC107626443 gene encoding protein DMR6-LIKE OXYGENASE 2, which produces MSPAMVMKSEESYEDNDEREVHHHQYQKGVKQLVENGRIHTLPQRYIFPASDRPIITTTEEQDDDSSFVGNKKIDLPIIDFSELIGSNRLQALRSLAHACQHYGFFQLVNHGISEEVIRRMKDVMGRFFNQAYEERAKHMTSDMKAAVRYGTSFSQNKDSVFCWRDFLKLLCHPLSDYLPHWPQSPMDLREVAATYAEETNNLFLRLMEAILESLGIKEEEEEDDNNNNIMKKLEEGGSQMMVANLYPPCPEPDLTLGMPPHSDYGLLTLLLQDEEVEGLQIQFQGKWLTVKPISNAFVVNVGDHLEIFSNGRYKSVLHRVLVNEIKSRTSVASLHSLPFNCTVKPSLKLIDDANPKRYKDTDFHTFLAYVSSREPKGKDFLHSRKLTSFTTH